A genomic window from Punica granatum isolate Tunisia-2019 chromosome 2, ASM765513v2, whole genome shotgun sequence includes:
- the LOC116197570 gene encoding inosine triphosphate pyrophosphatase, which translates to MAAAAAKASGLLVQRPVTFVTGNAKKLEEVRAILGQSIPFQSLKLDLPELQGEPEEISKEKARLAAIQVNGPVLVEDTCLCFNALKGLPGPYIKWFLQKIGHEGLNNLLMAYEDKSAYALCAFSFALGPDTEPITFLGKTLGKIIPPRGPTDFGWDPIFQPDGYEQTYAEMPKEEKNKISHRYKALEMVKSHFAEAGYNFQTNR; encoded by the exons ATGGCGGCAGCGGCGGCGAAAGCTTCGGGCTTGCTAGTCCAACGGCCAGTGACATTCGTGACCGGCAACGCCAAGAAGCTCGAAGAAGTTCGTGCAATTTTGGGCCAATCCATTCCCTTCCAGTCCCTCAAGCTTGATC TGCCCGAATTGCAAGGAGAGCCCGAGGAAATATCCAAGGAGAAGGCTCGCTTGGCCGCAATTCAG GTGAATGGACCTGTTCTGGTGGAAGACACTTGCCTATGTTTCAATGCTTTAAAGGGTCTTCCTG GGCCTTACAT CAAGTGGTTCCTGCAGAAGATTGGACATGAAG GTTTAAATAATCTTTTGATGGCATATGAGGATAAATCAGCTTATGCTCTATGTGCATTCTCCTTCGCACTAGGCCCTGACACCGAGCCCATAACTTTTCTTGGAAAGACTCTG GGGAAGATAATTCCTCCAAGGGGACCTACTGATTTCGGATGGGACCCAATCTTCCAACCTGATGGCTATGAACAAAC ATATGCTGAGATGCCAAAGGAGGAGAAGAATAAGATTTCCCACCGTTACAAGGCCCTTGAGATGGTAAAGTCCCACTTTGCAGAAGCCGGTTACAATTTTCAGACCAACCGCTAA
- the LOC116196930 gene encoding probable voltage-gated potassium channel subunit beta: protein MQYKNLGRSGLKVSQLSYGAWVSFGNQLDVKEAKSLLQCCRDHGVNFFDNAEVYANGRAEEIMGQAIRELGWKRSDIVVSTKIFWGGPGPNDKGLSRKHIVEGTKASLKRLDMEYVDVIYCHRPDISTPIEETVRAMNYLIDKGWAFYWGTSEWSAQQITEAWGVAQRLDLVGPIVEQPEYNLLSRHKVESEYLPLYSNYGLGLTTWSPLASGVLTGKYNKGTIPPDSRFALENYKNLANRSLVDDVLRKVNGLKPIADELGVPLAQLAIAWCATNPNVSSVITGATKESQIQENMKAIDVIPLLTPAVMEKIEAVVQSKPKRPDSFR, encoded by the exons atgcaGTACAAGAACCTCGGCCGATCGGGCTTGAAGGTGAGCCAGCTCTCCTATGGCGCCTGGGTGAGCTTCGGGAACCAGCTGGACGTGAAGGAGGCCAAGTCCCTACTTCAGTGCTGCCGCGACCACGGCGTCAACTTCTTCGACAACGCCGAGGTCTATGCCAACGGCCGTGCCGAGGAGATCATGGGCCAGGCTATCCGGGAGCTCGGCTGGAAGCGCTCCGACATCGTCGTCTCCACCAAGATCTTCTGGGGCGGCCCCGGTCCCAACGACAAGGGCCTCTCCCGCAAGCACATCGTCGAGGGTACCAAGGCCTCCCTCAAACGCCTCGACATGGAGTACGTGGACGTCATATACTGCCACAG GCCTGACATTTCTACGCCAATTGAAGAGACCGTGAGGGCAATGAATTATTTGATCGACAAGGGGTGGGCATTCTATTGGGGAACTAGTGAGTGGTCTGCCCAACAGATCACTGAGGCATGGGGTGTTGCTCAGAGATTGGATTTGGTGGGGCCGATCGTCGAGCAGCCAGAATATAATCTTTTATCGAGGCATAAG GTTGAGTCTGAATACCTCCCACTGTACAGCAACTATGGCTTGGGGCTAACCACATGGAGTCCACTTGCTTCTGGAGTGCTTACTGGAAAATACAACAAGGGAACCATACCACCTGACAGCCGCTTTGCACTGGAAAATTACAAG AATCTTGCTAACCGGTCGCTGGTCGATGACGTGCTGAGAAAAGTGAACGGACTGAAACCTATAGCTGATGAACTTGGTGTGCCACTGGCTCAACTTGCAATTGCATGGTGTGCTACAAATCCTAATGTCTCATCAGTTATTACTGGTGCAACGAAAGAATCCCAG ATCCAAGAAAACATGAAGGCAATTGATGTCATACCGTTGCTCACTCCTGCCGTGATGGAGAAGATCGAGGCTGTTGTCCAATCCAAACCGAAGCGCCCCGACTCCTTCAGGTAG
- the LOC116197634 gene encoding dual specificity protein kinase splB: MWKAPETSENQRPFNGIGADAFPSDKLSAEKNLYDICLQTGEEFSTEFLRDRMGLRRVNVMPNANTQQPRSAGFSSTKNNNNNNPFYEDLARFPGHRRGYSDCSSEVLEYANIAAPDVPNFDAGDRARNLDELSRYHGGGFDYFGQALGVPYDNGNVRIAIAPQNMSSGSPHSYNAHGLAISDALLPRKMKFLCSYGGKILPRPSDGKLRYVGGETRIISIRAYITWEELVSKTSAICHQAHTIKYQLPGEDLDALISVSSDEDLHHMIEEYQELEKVGGSQKLRLFLVPTNETDSPTLSSLESRVAEKSDADYQYVVAVNGIADRSPGKQTLAAQSNQVGTLSGYSPSFLEDSPTYRQALDIMDFSPSYSKLMEMSFNPSAPVFSNNPQLVNNIVNQSPDSNLGVEGQIFDDQVCNDGAIEGNLPILRDPILPSDVAREPSTFVDLDALKNLLAEAELVNGESHLHEQNLQKDLSHAFQYVGGDGRSGNVCSHPEDATHQPLSGSNELSDNTHHENPTTAENYTRLLEIASFSSREWQMKSQDLSAHAEAQDQTTSTAPSLCDNNAVNFGNKLVLNFTGTSNPESNMIDAVLVVEDVTNNVTSTDTTVRSRVVEPCVEDELSEEESLSREFEAESTNQEIDSEDSRTYGGDGDDPISDAAIAEMEAGIYGLQIIKNADLEELQELGSGTFGTVYHGKWRGTDVAIKRIKKSCFVGKSSEQERLTKDFWREAKILSNLHHPNVVAFYGIVPDGPGGTLSTVTEYMVNGSLRHNLLRNNRALDRRKKLLVAMDAAFGMEYLHLKNIVHFDLKCDNLLVNLKDPRRPICKVGDFGLSRIKQNTLVSGGVRGTLPWMAPELLNGSNNRVSEKVDVFSFGIAMWEMLTGEEPYANMHCGAIIGGIVNNTLRPPVPERCDADWRKLMEDCWAHDPADRPSFTEVTNRLRLMSNALTPKRNLLDQKIK, from the exons ATGTGGAAAGCTCCTGAAACTTCCGAGAACCAAAGACCATTCAATGGGATCGGAGCCGATGCCTTCCCGAGCGATAAGTTATCCGCCGAGAAAAACTTGTATGACATATGCCTTCAGACGGGTGAGGAATTCTCCACCGAGTTCCTGAGGGACCGGATGGGACTAAGGCGTGTCAACGTGATGCCCAATGCCAACACCCAACAGCCGAGGAGCGCCGGGTTCAGCTCCACCAAGaacaacaataacaacaatCCTTTCTATGAAGACCTCGCCCGCTTTCCTGGTCATCGGAGAGGCTACTCCGACTGTAGCTCAGAAGTTCTAGAATATGCCAATATTGCTGCACCAGATGTACCCAATTTTGATGCTGGTGACAGGGCACGCAATCTGGACGAGTTGAGTCGGTACCATGGAGGTGGATTCGATTATTTTGGGCAGGCTCTTGGCGTCCCTTATGACAATGGGAATGTTCGGATAGCGATTGCACCTCAAAACATGTCATCAGGCTCACCACATTCGTACAATGCCCATGGGTTAGCAATCTCGGACGCCCTCCTTCCGAGAAAGATGAAGTTCCTCTGTAGCTACGGCGGGAAAATATTGCCGAGGCCCAGTGACGGGAAGCTCCGGTACGTAGGCGGAGAGACCAGGATCATATCGATCAGGGCGTACATCACCTGGGAGGAGCTTGTGAGTAAGACTTCAGCAATCTGCCACCAGGCCCACACGATCAAGTATCAGCTCCCTGGCGAGGATCTCGATGCACTCATATCAGTTTCTTCTGACGAGGATCTGCATCACATGATTGAGGAGTATCAGGAGCTGGAGAAGGTTGGAGGGTCCCAAAAGTTACGGTTATTTCTCGTGCCTACCAATGAGACAGATAGCCCGACCTTGAGCTCACTAGAATCCCGGGTAGCAGAGAAGTCTGATGCTGATTATCAGTATGTCGTTGCTGTCAATGGGATTGCAGACCGCAGTCCAGGAAAGCAAACATTAGCAGCCCAGTCGAATCAAGTCGGGACTCTGTCAGGCTATAGCCCAAGCTTTCTAGAGGACTCCCCGACTTACAGACAAGCCCTAGACATCATGGATTTTAGTCCAAGCTACTCCAAGTTGATGGAAATGAGTTTCAACCCTTCAGCTCCAGTATTTAGTAACAATCCTCAATTGGTTAACAATATCGTGAATCAATCTCCTGACAGTAATCTCGGAGTCGAGGGGcaaatatttgatgatcaagtcTGCAATGATGGTGCTATTGAAGGCAACCTCCCAATTCTGAGAGACCCAATTCTGCCTAGCGATGTTGCTCGAGAACCTTCAACATTTGTGGATCTTGATGCACTGAAGAATCTTCTAGCTGAGGCCGAACTAGTGAATGGTGAGAGTCATCTTCACGAACAAAACCTGCAAAAGGATCTTTCGCATGCTTTCCAATATGTCGGAGGTGATGGAAGATCGGGCAATGTTTGTTCTCATCCTGAAGACGCGACTCATCAGCCTCTTAGCGGATCTAATGAGCTGTCGGATAATACTCATCACGAGAATCCTACCACAGCGGAGAACTACACTCGATTGCTGGAAATAGCAAGTTTCTCATCACGAGAGTGGCAGATGAAGTCGCAAGATTTATCTGCACATGCTGAAGCTCAAGATCAGACTACTTCAACAGCCCCTTCGTTATGTGATAATAATGCTGTTAATTTTGGCAACAAACTGGTGTTGAACTTCACAGGGACAAGCAATCCCGAGTCTAATATGATCGATGCTGTGTTAGTCGTTGAAGATGTAACTAACAACGTTACATCAACTGATACCACCGTAAGGTCGAGAGTAGTTGAACCATGTGTGGAGGACGAGTTAAGTGAGGAAGAATCGCTTTCCAGAGAATTCGAGGCAGAGAGCACCAATCAGGAAATCGACTCCGAG GATTCAAGAACTTATGGTGGAGACGGAGATGACCCCATAAGTGACGCTGCAATAGCTGAGATGGAAGCGGGCATCTACGGATTGCAG ATTATAAAGAATGCGGACCTTGAAGAGCTACAAGAGCTGGGATCCGGTACATTCGGCACTGTCTATCATGGAAAATGGAGGGGAACAGATGTTGCAATCAAAAGAATAAAGAAGAGCTGCTTCGTTGGTAAATCTTCTGAGCAGGAACGATTG ACCAAAGACTTCTGGAGAGAGGCAAAAATCCTATCAAATCTTCATCACCCAAATGTTGTGGCATTCTATGGGATTGTTCCCGATGGTCCCGGGGGAACATTGTCAACGGTGACTGAATACATGGTGAATGGTTCGTTGAGACATAATCTACTGAGGAATAACAG AGCGCTTGATCGCCGGAAAAAGCTCCTAGTTGCAATGGATGCGGCTTTCGGGATGGAGTATTTGCACCTGAAAAACATCGTTCACTTTGACTTGAAATGTGACAATTTGCTCGTCAATTTAAAGGATCCTCGCCGGCCTATTTGTAAG GTTGGTGATTTCGGATTGTCAAGAATCAAACAGAATACGCTCGTGTCCGGTGGTGTACGAGGTACCCTTCCTTGGATGGCACCTGAACTGTTAAATGGTTCCAACAATCGGGTCTCTGAGAAG GTTGATGTTTTCTCATTTGGGATTGCTATGTGGGAGATGTTGACAGGAGAGGAGCCATATGCCAACATGCATTGTGGTGCTATTATAG GGGGAATTGTAAATAATACACTGAGGCCTCCTGTACCAGAGCGCTGTGATGCTGACTGGAGGAAACTGATGGAGGATTGCTGGGCACACGATCCCGCCGATAGACCCTCTTTCACTGAAGTTACGAATCGCTTGAGGCTTATGTCAAATGCACTCACTCCAAAACGCAACTTATTAGACCAGAAGATCAAGTAA